One window of Sulfuricurvum sp. genomic DNA carries:
- a CDS encoding CDGSH iron-sulfur domain-containing protein yields the protein MATQFQNEPFKASLDANKEYWYCTCGLSTTFPFCDGSHEGTDKKPIAFSVKADTDKWLCRCGRSGKKPYCDGSHQQP from the coding sequence ATGGCAACACAATTCCAAAACGAACCTTTCAAAGCTTCACTGGATGCTAATAAAGAGTATTGGTACTGCACCTGTGGTTTATCCACAACCTTTCCGTTTTGTGATGGCAGCCATGAAGGAACGGATAAAAAGCCTATTGCATTTTCAGTTAAAGCCGATACGGACAAATGGCTCTGTCGATGCGGGCGTTCAGGAAAAAAACCGTATTGTGATGGATCACATCAACAACCTTAG